Proteins encoded by one window of Paenibacillus urinalis:
- a CDS encoding Ku protein codes for MHTVWKGAISFGLVHVPVKMFSATEDKDISMRYIHTECGSPLSYIRKCPSCEVEVKWEEITKGYEYEKGKFVLFEKDELDQLSEQANKNISILDFVNLTDIDPIYFQKTYYLSPDQSGGNAYQLLMTAMRETGKIGIAKISIRSKSSLAAIRVLEDCLAIETIFYPDEIRPVSQVPNLPENIAVNDKELTMAKLLIDQLSTPFDPEKYTDDYRERLLELINHKVAGEEYKIAPAKPEANVVDLMAALQASIEATQQQPPIVTDPGPAKPAKKRTTRKKAASAEDNNRDEPVVKPKTTKRKTAKKKETGA; via the coding sequence ATGCATACCGTTTGGAAAGGAGCCATCAGCTTCGGACTGGTTCACGTCCCTGTCAAAATGTTCTCTGCTACGGAGGACAAGGATATTTCGATGCGATACATTCATACCGAATGCGGCAGTCCGCTCAGCTATATTCGTAAATGTCCATCCTGTGAGGTTGAAGTCAAATGGGAGGAGATTACGAAGGGATACGAATATGAGAAGGGAAAATTCGTGCTGTTCGAGAAGGATGAGCTCGATCAGCTGTCTGAGCAGGCCAATAAGAACATTTCGATACTGGATTTTGTGAATTTAACGGATATTGATCCGATTTATTTTCAGAAGACCTACTATTTATCTCCTGATCAGTCCGGAGGTAATGCGTACCAGCTGCTGATGACGGCTATGCGTGAAACTGGCAAGATCGGAATTGCCAAGATCTCCATCCGTTCAAAGAGCAGCCTTGCGGCCATTCGGGTGCTTGAGGATTGCCTTGCCATTGAAACGATCTTCTACCCTGATGAGATCCGTCCTGTATCCCAGGTGCCTAATCTGCCCGAGAATATTGCCGTGAACGACAAGGAGCTGACCATGGCCAAGCTGCTGATCGATCAGCTTAGTACGCCATTCGACCCGGAGAAATATACTGACGATTATCGTGAAAGACTGCTTGAACTCATTAATCATAAAGTCGCAGGCGAAGAGTACAAGATTGCTCCAGCCAAGCCGGAAGCGAATGTCGTCGATCTTATGGCTGCGCTTCAAGCTAGTATTGAGGCCACGCAGCAGCAGCCGCCGATTGTTACCGATCCAGGACCGGCCAAGCCTGCCAAGAAACGGACGACTCGTAAAAAGGCCGCCTCCGCAGAAGACAACAATCGCGATGAACCCGTTGTCAAGCCAAAGACAACAAAGCGAAAAACCGCCAAAAAGAAAGAGACCGGAGCTTAA
- a CDS encoding H-type small acid-soluble spore protein → MMDANRAKAIYEAKENISVKLDGEQPIWIEHVDVENQMATVQIGNNPLETHTVRVDRLVES, encoded by the coding sequence ATGATGGATGCAAACCGTGCAAAAGCGATTTATGAAGCGAAGGAAAATATCTCGGTCAAGCTGGATGGTGAACAGCCTATATGGATTGAGCATGTGGATGTAGAAAACCAAATGGCAACCGTGCAGATCGGCAACAACCCGCTGGAGACGCATACGGTGCGAGTGGATCGTTTGGTCGAGAGCTAA